A stretch of the Ischnura elegans chromosome 5, ioIscEleg1.1, whole genome shotgun sequence genome encodes the following:
- the LOC124159527 gene encoding tRNA (cytosine(72)-C(5))-methyltransferase NSUN6: MGPESVPLYHSSGVVEYLKSNISSDSLPDYLEWLYKAPKYTTYRLNNRTISADEAKTKLKSVLEDGEHTYSESLPDLFVHPLIRDVIVLGPRKTPAVQSAPYGKDVIVDSICGAAVLRGAHVYAPGVLGMPAGIKKGDEVNILADLEAGCRKGLKMEYAGKIVFIAKGISLMTRKELFADNCITSGIAIEVKSTTSCCTCLPANNPLVDDLSSMLLLQNLPSVICGWALNPQPGQIVLDACAAPGNKTTHLASLMNNQGTIVALDKTPSKVNLIKKNCEKRGASNVQAYAFDTTKAVVECGDIVVKCAQSGPPPYSPNSFDKVLLDAPCSALGQRPQLANWTSVSQLKSYPALQRKLFKSAYSLVRNGGQILYSTCTITLAENEEIVSWALESFPNLSLQELSPRVGGCGGKGWPVKGLTPEQQAKLLRFGPPMAEIPDGCAPCDTDTVGFFIALFHKNG; this comes from the exons ATGGGGCCGGAAAGCGTGCCTCTTTATCACTCTTCGGGAGTCGTGGAGTACTTGAAG tcaaatatTTCTTCCGATTCATTGCCTGATTATTTGGAGTGGCTCTACAAAGCGCCTAAGTACACCACTTATCGTTTGAACAATAGAACAATATCAGCTGATGAGGCAAAGACTAAACTGAAAAGTGTCCTAGAG GATGGTGAGCATACATATTCTGAGTCTCTCCCGGATTTATTCGTTCACCCGTTAATACGGGATGTAATAGTGTTGGGCCCTAGAAAAACTCCTGCAGTGCAGTCGGCTCCCTACGGAAAAGATGTAATAGTGGACTCCATATGTGGTGCAGCGGTGCTACGAGGAGCCCATGTGTACGCTCCGGGAGTATTGGGGATGCCAGCTG GGATCAAAAAGGGCGATGAAGTAAACATTCTCGCTGATCTTGAAGCTGGTTGCCGAAAAGGGCTGAAAATGGAATATGCTGGAAAGATTGTCTTCATTGCCAAAGGGATTTCCTTGATGACCAGAAAGGAACTATTTGCAGATAATTGTATTACCTC TGGAATTGCCATAGAGGTAAAGTCAACTACATCTTGCTGTACCTGTCTACCTGCAAATAATCCCTTGGTGGATGATTTGTCCTCTATGCTGCTGCTCCAAAATTTGCCTTCAGTTATATGTGGATGGGCATTAAATCCTCAACCTGGACAGATTGTGCTAGATGCTTGTGCAGCTCCTGGAAATAAAACCACCCACTTGGCATCTCTTATGAATAACCAG ggtACCATAGTGGCACTTGATAAGACACCATCCAAAGTAAACTTAATTAAGAAGAATTGTGAAAAAAGGGGAGCATCCAACGTTCAGGCTTATGCTTTTGATACCACCAAGGCAGTTGTGGAGTGCGGTGACATTGTTGTGAAATGTGCACAGTCAGGCCCCCCACCATACTCCCCAAACAGCTTTGATAAAGTGCTGCTAGATGCACCTTGCAGTGCTCTCGGACAGCGTCCTCAGTTGGCAAATTGGACAAGCGTCTCTCAGCTCAAGTCTTATCCAGCACTCCAACGGAAACTTTTTAAATCG gCATATTCGTTGGTGAGAAATGGCGGACAGATACTGTACAGCACGTGCACTATCACTCTTgctgaaaatgaagaaattgtaTCTTGGGCCCTTGAGTCTTTCCCTAATTTGTCACTTCAGGAATTGTCACCAAGAGTTGGAGGATGCGGTGGCAAAGGCTGGCCAGTGAAAGGATTGACACCAGAACAACAAGCAAAATTATTGCGATTTGGACCACCGATGGCAGAGATCCCAGATGGTTGTGCGCCCTGTGATACGGACACTGTTGGGTTTTTCATAGCCTTATTTCACAAGaatggttga